Within the Pseudomonas mendocina genome, the region GCTGGGCAAAATGCTGCAAGGCACGCCCGGCATGTCTGGCGCCACGATCACTGGCGACGGACGCATCGCATTGATTCTCGACGTACCGAGCATGCTCAAGCGCTACGCTCGACGTTTCTGATGTTTCGCGGCGCGGGCCATGGCTTCGCGCCGTCTAGGAGTGTGTATGGCTGTTAAGGTTCTGGTGGTGGACGACTCCGGCTTCTTCCGCCGGCGTGTCTCGGAAATCCTGTCTGCTGACCCCAGCATTCAGGTCGTGGGCACGGCTACCAACGGGCGGGAAGCCATCGATCAGGCGTTGGCACTCAAGCCCGACGTGATCACCATGGATTACGAGATGCCGATGATGGACGGCATCACCGCAGTTCGAAACATCATGCAGCGCTGCCCGACGCCAGTACTGATGTTCTCCTCGCTGACTCATGAAGGCGCGCGGGTAACCCTCGATGCGCTGGACGCCGGCGCGGTGGATTTCCTGCCGAAGAACTTCGAAGACATTTCGCGCAACCCCGAGAAGGTCAAGCAGATGCTCTGCGAGAAGGTGCACAGCATCGCACGCAGCAACCGTCGTTTCAGTTCGGCTGCGGTAGCTCCGGCGCCGACTGTGGCCAGCCCGAGCGTGGCGCCGATTAGTCGCCCGGCCGTTTCGACGCGACCTGCGGCTCCCGCCCCCGCTCCCGCAGCTCCTGCACGTAGCGGTGGTGGGGCTGCGATTTCGTCTGCGCCCAAGCGCAAGGCTTACAAGCTGGTGGCCATCGGTACGTCCACAGGTGGCCCGGTGGCGTTGCAGCGCGTACTGACACAGCTGCCGGCCAATTTTCCGGCTCCGCTGGTACTGATCCAGCACATGCCGGCCGCCTTCACCAAGGCCTTCGCCGAGCGACTGGACAAGCTGTGCCGTATCCAGGTCAAGGAAGCCGAGGACGGCGATATCCTGCGCCCTGGCCTGGCGCTGCTGGCACCTGGCGGCAAGCAGATGATGGTCGATGCGCGCGGCGCGGTGAAAATCCTGCCGGGCGATGAACGCCTCAACTACAAGCCCTGTGTCGATATCACCTTCGGCTCTGCCGCCAAGTCCTATGGCGACAAGGTCCTGGCCGTGGTGCTGACCGGCATGGGCGCCGATGGTCGCGAAGGTGCGCGTCTGCTCAAGCAGGGCGGCAGCCAGGTATGGGCTCAGGATGAGGCCAGTTGCGTGATCTACGGCATGCCCATGGCGGTGGTCAAAGCCAATCTGGCTGATGCGGTCTACGGCCTGGACGATATCGGTCGACACCTGACCGAGGCCTGCCAGTGACGATGCTTAAGCCGGGAACATGCGTATGGATGTACTGAGCCTGATCGGCGTCATCCTGGCGTTCGTTGCCATTCTGGGCGGCAATTATCTGGAGGGCGGTAATGCCGGGGCGCTGCTCAACGGCCCGGCAGCGCTGATCGTCATTGGCGGAACGCTGGGGGCCGCGTTCCTGCAAGCCCCCGTGCAGGTGTTCAAGCGTGCCATGGGTATCCTGCGCTGGATCTTCTTTCCGCCGCGCATCGACCTGATCGGTGGCATCAACCGCGTGGTTGGCTGGAGCATGGTGGCACGCAAGGAGGGCCTGCTGGGCCTGGAGTCGGTGGCGGATGCCGAGCCGGATCCTTATGCGCGCAAAGGCTTGCAGTTGCTGGTCGATGGGGCCGAGCCCGAGTCCATTCGCAGCATTCTGGAGGTCGACCTCTACACCCAGGAAGCGCGTGATATACAGGCCGCCAAGGTATTCGAGAGCATGGGCGGCTACGCGCCGACCATCGGCATCATCGGTGCCGTGATGGGCCTGATCCACGTGATGGGCAACCTGGCCGATCCGAGCATGCTCGGCAGCGGTATTGCCGTGGCGTTCGTCGCCACCATCTACGGCGTCGGTTTTGCCAACCTGTTGCTGTTGCCGGCTGGTAACAAGCTCAAGTCCATCGCGCTGCGCCAGTCGCGTTACCGCGAGATGCTCCTCGAAGGCATCCTGTCCATCGCCGAGGGTGAGAACCCGCGCTCCATCGAACTGAAGCTGCAAGGCTTCATGGACTGATGGAGGCATGGCATGGCACGCAGGCGGCAACATGAGGAGCACGAGAACCACGAGCGCTGGCTGGTTTCCTACGCTGACTTCATCACCTTGCTCTTTGCATTCTTCGTGGTGATGTACTCCATCTCTTCGATCAACGAAGGCAAGTACAAGATCCTCTCGGAGTCGCTGACCGGGGTATTCAACCAGCCGGATCGCTCGATCAAGCCGATTCCGGTCGGTGAGGAACGGCCGCGCACCAGCGAGCCGGACAACACCTCGATGGATGACCCGAGCTCGGACTCGACCCTGCAGAGTATCGCCTCCAGCGTGCGTGAGGCCTTTGGCGACCTGATCCAGAGCGATCAGCTGACCGTGCGCGGCAACGAGATGTGGATCGAGATCGAGCTCAGCTCCAGCCTGCTCTTTCCCAGCGGCGATGCGATTCCCAACAACCAGGCTTTCGATATTATCGAGAAGGTCGCCAAAATTCTGGCGCCTTACCAGAATCCGGTCAAGGTCGAGGGGTTCACCGATAACTTGCCGATCCAGACTGCCCAGTATCCGACCAACTGGGAGCTGTCTTCGGCGCGCGCCTCGAGCATCGTGCGTATGCTGGCTATGGATGGCGTCGACCCTTCGCGCCTGGCCGCAGTGGGGTATGGCGAATTCCAGCCGGTGGCCGACAATGCTACTGCAGAGGGTAGGGGGCGAAACCGTCGGGTCGTGCTAGTGATTTCCCGCAATCTCGACACGCGACGTGGCGCTGGCAGCGCCGCAACCCAGCAGTCCGATGCTGGCACGCAACCTGCACCGGTGTCTGCGTCGGGGGTTCCACAGTCGTGAGCCGTCAAATCCTAGTCGCCTGCTGCGTGCGTGCGACAGCCATTCTCGGCCTGAGCGCCTCTTGCCGGGAGGATGAGAGAAGATGAAAGTCTGGGCAGTAGCCAATCAGAAGGGCGGGGTCGGCAAGACCACCACCTCCATCGCGCTGGCAGGCCTGTTGGCCGATGCCGGCAAGCGCGTGATCGTCGTCGATCTCGACCCGCATGGGTCGATGACCAGCTATTTCGGTCATGATCCCGATACGCTGGAGCACAGTTGCTTCGATCTGTTCCTGCATCAGGGCAATGTGCCGCAAGGGCTGCCCAAGCAGCTTTTGCACAGTACCAGCCACGAGAATATCTCGCTGCTGCCGTCGAGCACCGCGCTGGCCACGCTCGAGCGCCAGTCGCCGGGGCAGAACGGCCTGGGGCTGGTGATCGCCAAGAGCCTGGCGCAGCTGTGGGAGGACTTCGATCACGCCATCATCGACAGCCCGCCATTGCTCGGCGTACTGATGGTCAACGCCCTGGCGGCAAGCCAGCAACTGGCGATACCGGTGCAGACCGAATTCCTGGCGGTGAAAGGCCTGGAGCGCATGATCACCACGCTGGCGATGATCAACCGCTCGCGCAAACAGGCGCTGCCCTACACCATCGTACCGACGCTCTTCGACCGTCGTACCCAGGCGTCGATGAGCACGCTGCGGGTGCTGCGCAATACCTATCCCGAGCACTTGTGGCCGGCCTACATTCCGGTCGATACGCGCTTGCGCGACGCTAGTCGGGCTGGGCGCACGCCTTCGCAGTTCGATACGAACAGCCGTGGCGTCATCGCCTACCGGGCGCTGCTCAAGCATCTGCTCAGTCATCAGCCGGCGGCGCAGGTGGCTTGAAATGAACGTCTGTGTTGAACTGCGTCACTCAAGTCGGAGCATGCTGCGGCCGATAGGCTGTCAAGATCTTATCTCGGGTTCCTGTCATGAGTCGTAACCTCGCCACCGCCACGCGTTCCCAGCTGGCCCTGCAGTCCTATCTCGACGGGTTGCTGCAGGAGGCTGCTGCCGAGCTGGAAATGTCCGTCAGCTTGGACGAGTTCGAGGCCGCGGTGCTCGAGGAGCAGGTGCGCGATGCACGCCTGGTCGAGCCGGTCGCACCGGTCGCTGCGCCTGTTGCTCTCGCTGTGGTGGTCGAACCGCAGGTGCAGGTTGCCGTTGCGCCGGTGGAGTTGCTTGCGCCGGTGATCGAAGAGGCACCGCCGGAAGTTGCCATCCTTGCCGAGCTGGCGCCGCAACCGGCTGCCTTGCTGGCCGATGGTCGTCCGACCTGGGCCGAGGAGCCCTTCGAGTGCCTGTTGTTCGACGTGGCCGGGTTGACCCTGGCCGTGCCGCTGATTTGCCTGGGCTCGATCTATCCGCTCGAAGGCCAGGAGCTGACGCCGCTGTTCGGTCAGCCCGATTGGTTCCTGGGCATCCTGCCGAGCCAGGCCGGTAACCTGAAGGTGCTGGACACTGCGCGCTGGGTGATGCCCGATCGTTATCGCGAAGACTTCCGCGAAGGCCTGCAGTACGTGATTTCCGTGCAGGGCTACGAGTGGGGGTTGGCGGTGCATCAGGTCAGTCGCTCGATTCGCCTGGACCCCAGCGAGGTCAAGTGGCGCAGTCAGCGTACCCAGCGGCCCTGGCTGGCCGGTACGGTGATCGAGCACATGTGCGCGCTGCTCGATGTGGCAGCATTGGCCGAGCTGATCGCCAGCGGTGCGGCGAAACGCCTGAATGGCGGAAAAGTGCATTGAGAATTGGTGGGCCTGTGCCAACGGGCTCTATAGTTGATGACAAGCGGGTCGACCCGCACATGCCGCACTGAGCGGTTTTTGACGAGGCTAGGGACATGAAGAAAAGTTCTGCACAAGGTGCCGAAGATCCGATTCTGCAGTGGGTGACCTTTCGCCTGGACAACGAGACCTACGGCATCAATGTGATGCAGGTGCAGGAAGTCCTGCGCTACACCGAGATCGCCCCGGTACCGGGTGCGCCGAGCTATGTGCTGGGCATCATCAACCTGCGTGGCAACGTGGTGACCGTGATCGATACTCGCCAGCGTTTCGGCCTGGGTTCGGCGCCGGTGACCGACAACACCCGTATCGTCATCATCGAAGCGGACAAGCAAGTGGTCGGCATCCTGGTCGACAGCGTGGCCGAAGTGGTCTACCTGCGTCAGTCCGAGATCGAGACCGCACCGAACGTCGGTAACGACGAGTCGGCCAAGTTCATCCAGGGCGTGTGCAACAAGAACGGCGAGCTGCTGATCCTGGTCGAGCTGGACAAGATGATGTCCGAGGAAGAGTGGTCGGAGCTGGAGAGCATCTGAGCCATGTCCGAGTTTGCCATGCTCGCTGCGGCCCTGGCCTTCGTGGCCTTGCTATGCGTGGCACTGGGCATCGTTTGCAATGGCCTGTATCGCAACCAGCAGCGTCTGCTGGCCGAGCAGGCCAAGCGTGATGCCGCGCGCGATGCGCGGATCAAGGAGCTGAGCAAGCGCCTCGATACCTATCTGACCGGCAGTATCCGCATGGGTGAGGAGCTGCATGAGCTGCGCCGCGTGGTAGCACCGCTGCCAGATAAGGTCAGCCAGATCGAGCAGCGCGACCCCAGTAGCCTGTCCTTTACCCAGGCGGCGCGTCTGGTGGGCATGGGCGCCAGTGTCGAGGATCTGACCCAGTCCTGTGGCCTGAGCAAGGCCGAGGCGGAGCTGATCAGTCGTCTGCACAAACCCAAGGCGGGCCAGGCGCAATAACGCTCTGCGCTTGAGTGCATCGTCGGTGCGTGTTCCTGGCAGGCTGCCTGCCCGAAACCTCTGCTGGCTGTTGGTAACGTGCCCGGTTTAGCGGCTGGCTTTCAGTTCGCCGGTCCCTTGAGCAGGGGCAGTGGCGGAGTCACGTCGCGTTCTGCGTCTGCCTCGAAGCCAGGCGGGGTCTTGCCCTGCAGGTACCAGGCGAAGGCGATGATTTCGGCGATGCAGCGATACAGCGCTTCGGGAATCGCGTCGCCCAACTCCAGGCGTGCCAACAGACGCACCAGTTCGGCGTTCTCATAGATCGGCACTTCGTATTCGCGAGCGATGGCGAGGATAGCTTCGGCCAGTTCGTCGTCCCCCTTGGCGCTCAGTACCGGTGCGCTTTGACCATCGTAGTTGAGGGCAATGGCCTGGCGGGCTTCGGGCTGCGATTTGCGGCTCATGCGGTTTCATCCACCCAGCGTTGTTCCAACGAGGTTTTCAGTCCCTGCGGTGGCATGCCCTGGCTGCAGGCCAGCTCTCCGACTTCCAGCCCGGCGGCTTGCAGGCGTTCACGCAGGTGACCCAGTTCGGCATTGATCAGGTGGGTGGTCTCGGCACGCTCGGCCCACAGTTGGCTGGACAGACTGCCACGCAGCAGTTGGGCGCGTACCTGCAAGGGGCCGAGATGATCGAGTTCGAAGGCTAGCTCCACGCGCCAGAGCGTTTCCTTCTGTTCCGTTTTCTCTGGTTTGCCGCTGTCTTCGCGCTGCAATTTGACTTGCAGGGGAATCACTTCGTGCTGATGGCGCATGGGCAGCTCTAGCTGCCATGTGGTCAGCAGATTGCCGTTGGCATCCACCTGGGTTTGCGCCAGGCTCGACAGCTGGTGGGTCTGCAGTCGTGAAACGGCTGCTGCAGCGAGTTTCAGCAGGGTTTCCAGGTCGGCCTCGCCATCCATGTTCTGCAGCAGGCGTGAGGGCAGGGGAAAGGTCAGCGCCTGCTGACGAGACGTGCCGGCCGCGTTGACGCCGAGCAGTTGTCGGGCGAGGTTGGGCAGATTCTGGTTGAGCGCATTCTGCAGGCCAGCGAGGGTAGCGCTGCCACCAGGCAGCTGCGGCACCAATTGAGCGATCAGTCTCAGCAGATTGGCTTTCAGGTCGTGTGGCAAGGCGCTGGTCTGGCCCTGCAGCAGCTTGGCCTCGAGCAGTACGCCGCTGCTTTCCAGTGCCTGTGCCAGGCCCTTGGCAGTGCTGAGCTGGGTGCTGTCGGGCAGTGCACCGAGCAGTTTGTCGATGCTGCCCCGTAGCGCCTCATCGCCGCCACTCAGGTTCTGCAGGCCCTTGAACAAACCTTCCAGCGAAGCCTGGCGGTTCTGCTGTGCGGCAAGCTGCTGACCCAACACCAGTTGATCGAGGCGGCCACTGAGCGGCAGGAAAGCGAGGCTCTGGCTGCCTTGAACCTGAGCGCTGAGCAGGCTGCCGAGCGGCAAGGCGAGCGGGCTGTCGAGCGCCATCTGCTTGCCGGCTAGCGGAGTGTTGAGCAGATTCACCACCAGGCGATAGATCGTCTGCGCGCCTTGCGGCGGCAAAACGTCGCGGCTGACGACTTTGCCCTGGACCAGGGTTCCGGGCGGCAGCTGCTGCAGATCGAGGCTGGTCAGCGGCTTGTCACCGCCAGCCTGCAGGGCCAGCGCCAGACGGGTGTCGGACAGTGCTGTGACCACCAGCGCGCTGCCTTGAGCCAGCGGCCTAGGGCTTTCGGCTTGCAGGGTCGCCTGCTTGCCGCCTTCGAGCGTCAGTTTCAGCAGCAGCTGGAAGCTCTGCGCCTGCTCGCGAACCGCGACCACTTCGGCCTTGGCGCTTTCGCCGGCTGCCAGCATGCCTTCCAACGGCTGCAGCAGACGCACAGCCATATCGGCAGCGGTCGCAGTACTGCGAATCACCGGTGCGGAAGGCGGAAGCGGACGTGGGCTGCTGATTTCGCTCATGGGCTTTACTGAGGCTCCGTCCTTTGCTGGTGCTGCGCCGGTTTCAACTGTTGGTGCGTTTGAGACACCCTACGCGATTAACACCCTGTCGAAAATGCTGACTGCGGGGACAGTGGTGCGCCATGTATAATGCCGGCCCGCTGCGCACCACACTTCCGGCACGCGTCAGTATAGCGGCCGGAGCACCGTCGACTTTAACCCAGCCAGGTATCGATGACCCGTCCCGTTCCTCTTCTCGAAGCCGTGGCGCTCAGCTGTGAGCGGGACTGGCGCATGCTCTTCGAGCAGTTGCATTTCGCCCTGCAACCAGGCGACATGCTGCAGATCAGCGGCCCCAATGGCAGCGGCAAGACCAGCCTGCTGCGTCTGATCGCCGGTCTGCGTCAACCGACCTCCGGCGACATTCTCCTACAGGGCCAGGCTCTGGCCGAGCAGCGCAGTGAGCTGGCGCGCAACCTCCTGTGGATTGGCCATGCCGCCGGTATCAAGGGGCTGTTGAGTGCCGAGGAGAACCTGGCGTGGCTCTGCGCCCTACATCGTCCGGCGAGCCGCGAGGCGATCTGGCAGGCGCTGGAGGCGGTCGGCTTGCGCGGTTTCGAGGACGTTCCCTGTCACACCCTGTCGGCTGGCCAGCAGCGCCGTGTGGCCTTGGCGCGCCTGTATCTGGAGGACACGCCACCGTTATGGGTGCTCGATGAGCCGTTCACCGCGCTGGACAAGAGCGGCGTGGCGCAACTCGAGGCGCACCTGGCTGCTCACTGCGAGGGTGGCGGTGTAGTGGTGCTGACCACCCACCATAGCCTGCAACGCACGCCGGCCACCTATCGCGACCTGGACCTGGGGCAGTACGCAGCATGAGCAACGTCTTCACACAGCTGCTTTCGCGCGAAATGCGTTTGCTCGCTCGGCGTCCGTCCGACCTGGCCAACCCCCTGGTGTTCTTCGCCATCGTCATCGCGTTGTTCCCGCTGGCGGTAGGCCCGGAAACCCAATTGTTGCAAACCCTTTCCCCTGGCCTGGTGTGGGTCGCCGCGCTTTTGGCCGTGTTGCTCTCGCTGGACGGGCTTTTCCGCAGTGATTTCGAGGACGGCTCACTCGAACAGTGGGTCCTTTCGTCGCACCCCCTGCCTCTTCTGGTGTTGGCCAAGGTGCTGGCACACTGGCTGTTCAGCGGTCTGGCGCTGGTTTTGCTGGCACCTGTGCTGGCACTCATGCTCGGTCTGCCCGGGCGTTGCCTGCCGGTACTGCTGATTTCGCTGTTGCTCGGCACCCCGGTGCTGAGCCTGCTCGGCGCGGTGGGCGCGGCGCTCACCG harbors:
- a CDS encoding protein-glutamate methylesterase/protein-glutamine glutaminase, with the translated sequence MAVKVLVVDDSGFFRRRVSEILSADPSIQVVGTATNGREAIDQALALKPDVITMDYEMPMMDGITAVRNIMQRCPTPVLMFSSLTHEGARVTLDALDAGAVDFLPKNFEDISRNPEKVKQMLCEKVHSIARSNRRFSSAAVAPAPTVASPSVAPISRPAVSTRPAAPAPAPAAPARSGGGAAISSAPKRKAYKLVAIGTSTGGPVALQRVLTQLPANFPAPLVLIQHMPAAFTKAFAERLDKLCRIQVKEAEDGDILRPGLALLAPGGKQMMVDARGAVKILPGDERLNYKPCVDITFGSAAKSYGDKVLAVVLTGMGADGREGARLLKQGGSQVWAQDEASCVIYGMPMAVVKANLADAVYGLDDIGRHLTEACQ
- a CDS encoding flagellar motor protein, coding for MDVLSLIGVILAFVAILGGNYLEGGNAGALLNGPAALIVIGGTLGAAFLQAPVQVFKRAMGILRWIFFPPRIDLIGGINRVVGWSMVARKEGLLGLESVADAEPDPYARKGLQLLVDGAEPESIRSILEVDLYTQEARDIQAAKVFESMGGYAPTIGIIGAVMGLIHVMGNLADPSMLGSGIAVAFVATIYGVGFANLLLLPAGNKLKSIALRQSRYREMLLEGILSIAEGENPRSIELKLQGFMD
- the motD gene encoding flagellar motor protein MotD, whose protein sequence is MARRRQHEEHENHERWLVSYADFITLLFAFFVVMYSISSINEGKYKILSESLTGVFNQPDRSIKPIPVGEERPRTSEPDNTSMDDPSSDSTLQSIASSVREAFGDLIQSDQLTVRGNEMWIEIELSSSLLFPSGDAIPNNQAFDIIEKVAKILAPYQNPVKVEGFTDNLPIQTAQYPTNWELSSARASSIVRMLAMDGVDPSRLAAVGYGEFQPVADNATAEGRGRNRRVVLVISRNLDTRRGAGSAATQQSDAGTQPAPVSASGVPQS
- a CDS encoding ParA family protein gives rise to the protein MKVWAVANQKGGVGKTTTSIALAGLLADAGKRVIVVDLDPHGSMTSYFGHDPDTLEHSCFDLFLHQGNVPQGLPKQLLHSTSHENISLLPSSTALATLERQSPGQNGLGLVIAKSLAQLWEDFDHAIIDSPPLLGVLMVNALAASQQLAIPVQTEFLAVKGLERMITTLAMINRSRKQALPYTIVPTLFDRRTQASMSTLRVLRNTYPEHLWPAYIPVDTRLRDASRAGRTPSQFDTNSRGVIAYRALLKHLLSHQPAAQVA
- a CDS encoding CheW domain-containing protein encodes the protein MSRNLATATRSQLALQSYLDGLLQEAAAELEMSVSLDEFEAAVLEEQVRDARLVEPVAPVAAPVALAVVVEPQVQVAVAPVELLAPVIEEAPPEVAILAELAPQPAALLADGRPTWAEEPFECLLFDVAGLTLAVPLICLGSIYPLEGQELTPLFGQPDWFLGILPSQAGNLKVLDTARWVMPDRYREDFREGLQYVISVQGYEWGLAVHQVSRSIRLDPSEVKWRSQRTQRPWLAGTVIEHMCALLDVAALAELIASGAAKRLNGGKVH
- a CDS encoding chemotaxis protein CheW, whose amino-acid sequence is MKKSSAQGAEDPILQWVTFRLDNETYGINVMQVQEVLRYTEIAPVPGAPSYVLGIINLRGNVVTVIDTRQRFGLGSAPVTDNTRIVIIEADKQVVGILVDSVAEVVYLRQSEIETAPNVGNDESAKFIQGVCNKNGELLILVELDKMMSEEEWSELESI
- a CDS encoding DUF2802 domain-containing protein produces the protein MSEFAMLAAALAFVALLCVALGIVCNGLYRNQQRLLAEQAKRDAARDARIKELSKRLDTYLTGSIRMGEELHELRRVVAPLPDKVSQIEQRDPSSLSFTQAARLVGMGASVEDLTQSCGLSKAEAELISRLHKPKAGQAQ
- a CDS encoding EscU/YscU/HrcU family type III secretion system export apparatus switch protein, which encodes MSRKSQPEARQAIALNYDGQSAPVLSAKGDDELAEAILAIAREYEVPIYENAELVRLLARLELGDAIPEALYRCIAEIIAFAWYLQGKTPPGFEADAERDVTPPLPLLKGPAN
- the fliK gene encoding flagellar hook-length control protein FliK, with protein sequence MSEISSPRPLPPSAPVIRSTATAADMAVRLLQPLEGMLAAGESAKAEVVAVREQAQSFQLLLKLTLEGGKQATLQAESPRPLAQGSALVVTALSDTRLALALQAGGDKPLTSLDLQQLPPGTLVQGKVVSRDVLPPQGAQTIYRLVVNLLNTPLAGKQMALDSPLALPLGSLLSAQVQGSQSLAFLPLSGRLDQLVLGQQLAAQQNRQASLEGLFKGLQNLSGGDEALRGSIDKLLGALPDSTQLSTAKGLAQALESSGVLLEAKLLQGQTSALPHDLKANLLRLIAQLVPQLPGGSATLAGLQNALNQNLPNLARQLLGVNAAGTSRQQALTFPLPSRLLQNMDGEADLETLLKLAAAAVSRLQTHQLSSLAQTQVDANGNLLTTWQLELPMRHQHEVIPLQVKLQREDSGKPEKTEQKETLWRVELAFELDHLGPLQVRAQLLRGSLSSQLWAERAETTHLINAELGHLRERLQAAGLEVGELACSQGMPPQGLKTSLEQRWVDETA
- the ccmA gene encoding cytochrome c biogenesis heme-transporting ATPase CcmA; translated protein: MTRPVPLLEAVALSCERDWRMLFEQLHFALQPGDMLQISGPNGSGKTSLLRLIAGLRQPTSGDILLQGQALAEQRSELARNLLWIGHAAGIKGLLSAEENLAWLCALHRPASREAIWQALEAVGLRGFEDVPCHTLSAGQQRRVALARLYLEDTPPLWVLDEPFTALDKSGVAQLEAHLAAHCEGGGVVVLTTHHSLQRTPATYRDLDLGQYAA
- the ccmB gene encoding heme exporter protein CcmB, translating into MSNVFTQLLSREMRLLARRPSDLANPLVFFAIVIALFPLAVGPETQLLQTLSPGLVWVAALLAVLLSLDGLFRSDFEDGSLEQWVLSSHPLPLLVLAKVLAHWLFSGLALVLLAPVLALMLGLPGRCLPVLLISLLLGTPVLSLLGAVGAALTVGLKRGGLLLALLILPLYIPVLILGSGALQAALQGLPATGHLLWLASLTALAVTLTPFAIAAGLTISVGE